The Methanoculleus thermophilus genome includes a window with the following:
- a CDS encoding carbohydrate-binding protein, which produces MKKTQILVLTLSMMVAFVAPALAAQNQEVSQGSYDAVVYINGTKILAEDSNGQLISSGTAGIDDSNVIQAAVKAISNGTVVLQAGTYTLNSPAKIRVSNPGADIEDPSDGAKPYKAHSIPGRINFVDFDFGGEGVAYHDTEAGNQGGYTYRTDNADVDIGKRDGVNTPVVSHTYAGEWLQFSGVQVAESGTYSATFYTSTTQDQMSFKVLVDGKEVSTVTVPNTGSWYTFAPTTVKIPLTAGVHTIQVAMETGWADMAYVEFATNAPTPTPTATPTVTPTPTATATPKPTLTPTPTQTPSDGVKPYKAHSIPGRINFVDFDFGGEGVAYHDTEAGNQGGYTYRTDSADVDTGRRNGLDVPVVAHTYAGEWIQFSDVQVAKSGTYAATFYTSTTEDKMSFSVLVDGKKVATVNAPNTGDWYTFAPTTVQIPLTAGKHTVRVTMDTGYTDLAYVEFATEAPTPTPTATPTVTPTPTATATPKPTLTPTPKPTQTPTPTPSDKVYGADANPTGNPIGGGEGYTEIISRNDPRVKYIVDTRDELLSALKNARSGDVIYVEGNANIDMSGYFNVGVPAGVTIASNRGEDGAAGGRIYQKRLSSDSKSPDLRPIFITKGSGVRFTGLRIDGPDTGVSVSEWRAGIRIEHPMAEIDNCEITGWGGAAIVFWGTGSAKDMKDGGYVHHNYIHHCQGSGFGYGVVTYLGSVCLIEANYFDYTRHSIAGDGSAGSGYEARYNINGPNATYQNFDMHGKPNSSGSGKIAGDLIKIHHNTFLGTEPAVAPPVVIRGVPRVGAYIDHNWFYYTSYAPVWQVDSKGGIYITDNVIGKDKKLSTSGPIRYVTWNE; this is translated from the coding sequence ATGAAGAAGACTCAAATTCTGGTACTGACACTATCCATGATGGTAGCTTTTGTTGCACCAGCACTGGCAGCCCAGAACCAGGAAGTCTCCCAGGGATCATATGATGCCGTTGTATACATCAACGGCACAAAGATCCTTGCAGAAGACAGCAACGGCCAGTTAATCAGCAGCGGAACTGCGGGAATTGATGACAGCAACGTCATACAGGCCGCAGTGAAGGCTATTAGCAATGGGACAGTTGTCCTGCAGGCCGGAACCTATACCCTGAACAGCCCGGCTAAGATCAGGGTATCAAACCCTGGGGCTGACATAGAAGACCCATCCGACGGGGCAAAGCCCTACAAGGCGCACTCCATCCCCGGTCGGATCAACTTCGTCGACTTTGACTTCGGAGGCGAAGGTGTTGCGTACCACGACACCGAAGCAGGCAACCAGGGCGGCTACACCTACCGCACTGACAATGCCGATGTCGATATCGGTAAGAGAGACGGTGTCAACACACCGGTCGTCTCACACACGTACGCTGGAGAGTGGCTCCAGTTCTCCGGGGTACAGGTAGCTGAGTCCGGAACGTATTCTGCGACGTTCTACACCAGCACCACACAGGACCAGATGTCCTTTAAGGTACTGGTCGATGGAAAAGAAGTCTCCACAGTCACGGTCCCCAACACCGGCAGCTGGTACACGTTTGCCCCCACCACGGTGAAGATCCCGCTCACCGCAGGAGTGCACACGATACAGGTTGCCATGGAGACCGGGTGGGCCGACATGGCCTACGTCGAGTTCGCAACCAATGCACCTACGCCCACGCCCACGGCCACACCGACCGTGACGCCGACGCCCACTGCAACGGCGACACCAAAGCCAACCCTGACGCCCACGCCAACACAAACCCCATCCGATGGGGTAAAGCCCTACAAGGCGCACTCCATCCCCGGTCGGATCAACTTCGTTGACTTTGACTTCGGAGGCGAAGGTGTTGCGTACCACGACACCGAAGCAGGCAACCAGGGCGGCTACACCTACCGCACTGACAGTGCCGACGTGGATACTGGCAGGCGGAACGGTCTTGATGTCCCGGTCGTTGCCCACACCTATGCTGGAGAGTGGATCCAGTTCTCCGATGTGCAGGTAGCCAAGTCCGGCACCTATGCAGCCACCTTCTACACCAGCACCACGGAAGATAAGATGTCCTTCTCGGTGCTGGTGGACGGAAAGAAGGTCGCCACGGTCAATGCGCCCAACACCGGCGACTGGTATACGTTTGCACCCACCACCGTCCAGATCCCACTCACCGCTGGAAAGCACACGGTGCGGGTCACCATGGACACCGGGTATACTGACCTTGCGTATGTCGAGTTTGCGACTGAAGCACCCACACCCACGCCCACAGCCACACCGACCGTGACGCCGACGCCTACCGCAACGGCGACACCTAAGCCAACCCTGACGCCGACACCAAAGCCGACCCAGACGCCAACACCAACCCCCAGCGACAAGGTCTACGGAGCGGATGCAAACCCGACCGGAAACCCCATCGGCGGCGGTGAAGGGTATACAGAGATCATCAGCCGAAACGACCCGCGTGTGAAGTACATCGTCGATACGCGGGATGAACTGCTCTCGGCCCTCAAGAACGCACGGTCCGGAGATGTTATCTACGTCGAAGGTAACGCGAACATCGACATGAGCGGCTACTTCAACGTTGGAGTGCCGGCCGGCGTGACCATCGCGAGCAACCGGGGCGAGGACGGAGCAGCAGGAGGGCGGATCTACCAGAAGCGGCTGTCCAGCGACTCAAAATCTCCGGACCTTCGGCCAATATTCATTACCAAAGGCTCTGGAGTGAGATTTACCGGTCTGCGCATAGATGGACCGGACACCGGAGTGAGCGTCTCGGAGTGGCGCGCTGGGATCCGTATTGAACACCCGATGGCCGAGATCGACAACTGTGAGATCACCGGCTGGGGTGGAGCCGCGATTGTCTTCTGGGGCACAGGATCTGCAAAGGATATGAAAGACGGCGGATATGTCCACCACAATTATATCCACCATTGCCAGGGATCGGGCTTTGGCTACGGTGTCGTCACCTATCTCGGATCCGTCTGCCTGATTGAGGCGAACTACTTCGACTACACCCGACACTCGATCGCCGGAGACGGGTCTGCCGGAAGCGGGTACGAAGCGAGATATAACATAAACGGCCCCAATGCCACCTATCAGAACTTCGACATGCACGGCAAGCCCAACTCCTCAGGCTCCGGGAAGATTGCGGGAGATCTCATCAAGATCCACCACAACACGTTCCTCGGCACAGAGCCTGCGGTTGCACCCCCGGTCGTCATCCGCGGCGTACCCCGTGTCGGAGCGTACATCGACCACAACTGGTTCTACTACACCAGTTATGCGCCAGTTTGGCAGGTCGACTCAAAAGGAGGCATCTACATAACGGATAACGTGATCGGGAAAGATAAGAAACTCTCCACATCTGGCCCGATACGTTACGTTACCTGGAATGAGTAG